From one Bacteroidota bacterium genomic stretch:
- a CDS encoding glycosyltransferase: MVIEPLSKQAESTAYVPKVLMLGWEFPPVINGGLGVACHDLCIAMSKYSNVTMIIPKSNPDFVVKNLNLIGLNTIDAKTLRNIGHADSYRKVKQVHFINTHLNPYYNGNLEPHHDLQNLTSQYLKAIKIGDETVEVFQIDDLYGGDVIEKVTIFGKLAAKLALSLDFDVIHAHDWMTMIAGMEIKAKTGKPLVMHIHSLEVDRGGPQSKGWVYQVEKRGMEYADILMPVSNFTGHVIHDYYHIPWSKIVPVHNGIRPVEPFKSEQMFKEKMVLFVGRLTRQKGPEFFVDIAERVLEKDQNVRFVMAGTGEYFNPLLERAAQKGIAHRFHLTGFLNLDKVRKLLSIADVYVMPSLSEPFGLSAVEAVQFGIPAVISKQSGVSEVLNGSLKFDYWDINRAAGYILSLLHDPVLVENVKADAYKDLVNISWDNSAKKVIDGYNKFKLIPEPV; the protein is encoded by the coding sequence ATGGTGATTGAACCCCTTTCTAAGCAAGCTGAGTCAACGGCATACGTCCCAAAAGTATTAATGCTCGGATGGGAGTTTCCTCCGGTTATTAATGGTGGATTGGGTGTTGCCTGTCATGATTTATGCATTGCGATGTCAAAGTATTCCAATGTGACCATGATTATACCAAAATCAAATCCTGATTTTGTTGTTAAAAATCTTAATCTTATAGGATTAAATACCATTGATGCGAAGACTTTAAGGAATATCGGTCATGCAGATTCGTATCGAAAAGTAAAACAGGTTCATTTTATAAATACGCATTTAAATCCCTATTACAACGGGAACCTTGAACCCCATCATGATCTGCAGAATTTAACCAGTCAATATCTGAAGGCCATTAAAATAGGAGATGAAACCGTTGAAGTTTTTCAAATTGATGACCTTTATGGTGGAGATGTCATCGAAAAGGTTACCATTTTCGGTAAGCTGGCTGCCAAATTGGCTCTTTCTCTCGATTTTGATGTTATTCATGCACACGATTGGATGACCATGATTGCCGGTATGGAAATTAAAGCCAAAACGGGAAAACCATTGGTTATGCATATCCACTCTCTGGAAGTGGACAGAGGTGGTCCTCAAAGTAAGGGCTGGGTATATCAGGTAGAGAAGCGTGGGATGGAATATGCGGATATTCTAATGCCGGTCAGTAATTTTACCGGTCATGTGATTCACGATTATTACCATATCCCCTGGAGTAAAATCGTTCCGGTTCATAATGGTATCAGACCCGTTGAACCTTTTAAAAGCGAACAAATGTTCAAAGAAAAAATGGTTCTTTTTGTTGGAAGATTAACAAGACAAAAAGGTCCGGAATTCTTTGTTGACATTGCAGAGCGCGTCCTTGAGAAGGATCAGAATGTTCGGTTTGTAATGGCAGGAACAGGCGAATATTTCAATCCCTTACTCGAAAGAGCAGCTCAAAAAGGAATTGCGCATCGATTCCATCTGACCGGATTTCTGAATTTGGATAAAGTCAGAAAATTACTTTCCATTGCGGATGTTTATGTGATGCCATCGCTATCGGAACCATTTGGACTTTCAGCAGTTGAAGCTGTTCAGTTCGGAATTCCGGCTGTTATCAGTAAGCAATCCGGCGTTTCCGAAGTATTGAATGGATCATTAAAATTCGATTATTGGGACATCAACAGAGCTGCCGGGTATATTTTAAGCCTCTTACATGATCCGGTATTAGTGGAAAATGTGAAGGCCGATGCGTATAAAGATCTCGTTAATATATCCTGGGATAATTCTGCGAAAAAAGTAATCGATGGGTATAATAAGTTTAAATTAATTCCGGAGCCGGTTTGA
- a CDS encoding CDGSH iron-sulfur domain-containing protein, translating into MSTTIKINSNGSIRVEGDFNIIDPEGNSFNLNGRTTVSLCRCGLSKNKPFCDGAHKGNFEHDCKAFELPPPAPKP; encoded by the coding sequence ATGTCAACAACGATAAAAATTAATTCAAATGGTTCCATTCGTGTGGAAGGGGACTTCAACATCATTGACCCGGAAGGAAATAGTTTCAATCTGAATGGCCGAACTACGGTTTCGCTATGCCGATGTGGACTTTCGAAGAACAAACCATTTTGCGATGGGGCTCACAAAGGCAATTTTGAGCATGATTGCAAGGCTTTTGAGCTTCCGCCTCCTGCGCCTAAGCCCTGA
- a CDS encoding DUF962 domain-containing protein, protein MKALQPLLDEYAVSHQNHTNILIHRICVPLIFWSITGFLLLVTLPVVGNLAIPALLLLTIYYFILSKTLWIGMLIFSSICLVVSYSVFIQFFNDAVWIFLIVFICAWIGQFAGHKIEGKKPSFLKDLQFLLIGPAWLMAKIYRSLRIPI, encoded by the coding sequence ATGAAAGCACTTCAACCTTTATTGGATGAATATGCCGTAAGTCATCAAAACCACACCAATATCCTGATTCACCGGATATGTGTTCCTCTCATTTTTTGGAGTATTACCGGCTTTTTACTGTTGGTCACCTTGCCCGTCGTTGGGAATCTTGCCATTCCTGCACTTCTGCTGTTAACTATATATTACTTCATATTGTCGAAAACCCTTTGGATAGGAATGTTGATATTTAGCAGTATATGTTTAGTAGTCTCTTATTCTGTTTTCATTCAATTTTTCAACGATGCTGTCTGGATATTTTTAATTGTATTTATATGCGCATGGATCGGACAATTTGCCGGACATAAAATAGAAGGGAAAAAGCCTTCCTTTTTAAAGGATTTACAGTTTCTGCTCATTGGTCCGGCCTGGTTGATGGCTAAAATTTACCGTTCATTAAGAATTCCCATCTGA
- a CDS encoding glycosyltransferase family 2 protein codes for MFVSGFTFVRNAVKYDYPFVESIRSLLPLVDELIVCLGNSSDDTASLLSEINDSKIKIVPSVWDDSLREGGRVLAVETDKAFHAVSPSADWCIYLQADEVIHEEDIPVIRKAMKDALPDKKIEGLLFNYIHFYGSYSYVGSSRRWYRHEIRIVRNDKRIHSYRDAQGFRLDGRMLNVKKIDARIFHYGWVKSPVLQREKQLNFHKLWHPDEKVDKMVKDAPYDYSGIDLLKKFKGTHPEVMASRVKAQDWELDFDTSANNLSVKNRVLHRIENLTGYRLFEYRNYKIIK; via the coding sequence ATGTTTGTATCCGGATTTACTTTCGTCAGGAATGCTGTTAAATACGATTATCCTTTTGTGGAATCCATTCGCTCCCTCCTGCCTCTGGTGGATGAATTGATCGTTTGTTTAGGTAATTCTTCCGACGACACGGCCTCTCTACTTTCTGAAATCAATGATTCGAAAATTAAAATCGTTCCCTCTGTGTGGGATGATTCTTTAAGGGAAGGTGGTCGGGTGCTTGCGGTGGAAACGGATAAGGCTTTTCATGCTGTTTCTCCGTCGGCCGACTGGTGTATTTATTTGCAGGCGGATGAAGTAATTCATGAAGAAGATATTCCGGTCATTAGGAAGGCTATGAAAGATGCACTTCCTGACAAAAAAATAGAGGGCCTTTTATTTAACTACATTCATTTTTATGGAAGTTACTCATATGTTGGGAGTTCGAGGCGGTGGTACAGGCATGAAATACGGATTGTCAGGAATGACAAACGCATTCACTCCTACCGCGATGCTCAGGGATTTCGATTAGATGGAAGAATGTTAAACGTGAAAAAAATTGATGCCCGAATTTTTCACTATGGGTGGGTGAAAAGTCCAGTGCTTCAACGGGAAAAACAATTGAATTTTCATAAACTATGGCATCCGGATGAAAAGGTGGATAAAATGGTTAAGGATGCTCCCTATGATTATTCCGGGATAGATCTGTTGAAGAAGTTTAAGGGGACTCATCCTGAAGTGATGGCGTCGCGCGTGAAGGCTCAGGATTGGGAATTGGATTTTGATACTTCAGCAAATAATTTGAGTGTTAAGAATCGTGTTTTACATCGTATCGAAAATCTGACCGGCTATCGTTTATTCGAATATAGGAATTATAAAATTATTAAGTAG
- a CDS encoding GH3 auxin-responsive promoter family protein, translating to MAILASIIKKGLSLRHRIRLAEKSPDYYQKRELKKLLRKAQFTMLGQTYNFSGMVNSRNFVNKFRASVPVHDYNAIYARWWNKSLHNEEDVAWPGKVRYFALSSGTSDSSSKHIPVTSEMVRSIQRTSIRQIISLGGYSGLPDDIFSKGILMLGGSTHLHQHGSYFEGDLSGITASKIPFWFQHFYKPGKKIAREKDWNTKLEEIVENAAKWDIGILVGVPAWCQLLIEKILDYHKIKNIHELWPNLTIYVHGGVSFEPYRKSFEKLIAKPLTYIETYLASEGFIAYQHEQDNRSMRLVVNNGLFFEFIPFNSENFNVDGELVRKPKTLLINEVEEGEEYALLLSTCSGAWRYLIGDVIKFTSVEKAEIIITGRTKHYLSLCGEHLSVDNMNKAIEMVSDEFNIRINEFSVSGIKHGSLFAHKWYIGTDDPVSAEELKTSLDEKLKILNDDYRVERKSALKEIFVEVVPLKVFLSYMEKNGKIGSQNKFPRVLKNHQFEDWEKFVKGVLV from the coding sequence ATGGCCATACTTGCCAGTATAATAAAAAAGGGATTATCACTGCGTCATCGCATACGATTAGCAGAGAAATCTCCTGATTATTATCAAAAGCGCGAATTGAAGAAATTGTTGCGAAAAGCACAGTTTACGATGTTGGGTCAGACCTATAATTTTTCCGGAATGGTCAATAGCCGGAATTTCGTTAATAAATTCAGAGCATCAGTGCCTGTGCATGATTATAACGCCATTTATGCACGTTGGTGGAATAAAAGTCTTCATAACGAGGAGGATGTTGCTTGGCCCGGAAAAGTCCGCTATTTTGCACTCAGCAGTGGTACCTCCGATAGCTCCAGTAAACATATACCCGTGACAAGTGAAATGGTAAGATCCATTCAGCGAACCAGTATACGTCAGATTATTAGTTTGGGTGGATATTCCGGTTTACCTGATGACATTTTCTCCAAAGGAATTTTAATGCTGGGTGGCAGTACGCATCTTCATCAGCACGGTTCTTATTTCGAAGGAGATTTAAGCGGAATTACAGCAAGCAAAATACCTTTTTGGTTTCAGCATTTTTACAAGCCGGGAAAGAAAATAGCGAGAGAGAAAGACTGGAATACGAAATTGGAAGAAATAGTGGAGAATGCCGCTAAATGGGATATTGGAATTCTCGTAGGTGTCCCGGCATGGTGTCAATTGCTTATTGAGAAGATTCTGGATTATCATAAAATAAAGAATATTCACGAGCTCTGGCCTAATCTTACCATATATGTGCATGGTGGGGTATCGTTTGAGCCGTATCGAAAAAGTTTTGAGAAACTGATTGCAAAACCATTAACCTATATTGAAACCTATCTTGCTTCTGAAGGATTCATAGCGTATCAGCACGAACAGGATAATCGTTCCATGCGACTGGTAGTGAATAATGGATTGTTTTTCGAATTTATTCCGTTCAATTCTGAGAATTTTAATGTGGATGGTGAGTTGGTGCGTAAGCCAAAAACCCTTCTCATTAATGAAGTGGAAGAGGGTGAAGAATATGCCTTATTGCTCAGCACTTGCTCCGGTGCCTGGCGCTATTTGATTGGGGATGTGATTAAATTTACCAGTGTAGAAAAGGCGGAAATTATCATCACCGGCAGAACAAAGCATTATCTGAGTCTTTGCGGGGAACATTTATCGGTCGATAACATGAACAAAGCCATTGAGATGGTGTCCGATGAATTTAATATCAGGATAAATGAATTCAGTGTTTCCGGAATTAAACATGGAAGCCTTTTTGCCCATAAGTGGTACATTGGTACTGATGATCCGGTGTCGGCAGAAGAGCTGAAAACAAGCCTGGATGAAAAGCTGAAAATTTTAAATGATGATTATCGTGTCGAAAGAAAGTCGGCATTGAAAGAGATCTTTGTTGAGGTTGTTCCATTAAAAGTTTTTTTAAGCTATATGGAGAAAAATGGTAAGATAGGCTCTCAGAATAAATTTCCACGCGTATTGAAAAATCACCAGTTTGAAGATTGGGAAAAGTTCGTAAAGGGCGTACTCGTTTAG